A segment of the Brienomyrus brachyistius isolate T26 chromosome 13, BBRACH_0.4, whole genome shotgun sequence genome:
GTGTCATCCCCCAACACCACGCTGGCAAGTACTTCCACTTACTATTGTGTCTGAATACAATGCAGTATGCTGGAAAACCAAACTTTTACCTTGTGAAAGAAACAATCATTTAAATGATTAACGATGTGATTAAATGAATTCCTTAATTTGTGCCGTTCCTGCAATGTTTAATTATAGTGAACTTTTTCATCTGGTACATTCAGAGACAGATGAAGGAGATCATGGTGAGGGCGATTTACTGTGAGATGCTGGGATTTGAGGCATCCTTCTGCTACATACATGCTATCAAACTGGCACAGCAAGGAAGCATGTTTGAGAAAAGAGTTGGTAGGTATTGTTCTGACACGGTCTCTTAGCATGTTTAAGTGCTCCCATTGCAGCTGTAGGTTAATTCCAGTGCCGACTTCCCAGAAGAAAGTGTGAATGCTTTCAAGGCGTCTGTCGACAGTATATAGTGAGCTGCTTTGCACTGTGAACTTTCCATGCTGCTAGGCTACCTTGCGGTTTCGCTGTTCCTGCGTGAAGGTCAtgacctgctgctgctgcttgttAACACCGTGCTGAAGGtacgtgtacacacacacatccacagaATGCAACATCACCAAGCATTCAGCACAGAGGCCCAAGAAGTGTATGGGTGGTGttctatttatatttacagGACCTGCAAAGTACAAACCTTATTGAGGTGTGCATGGCCCTTACCGTGGTAAGCCAGATCTTCCCCAAGGATATGATCCCTGCTGTGCTGCCTCTGGTGGAGGACAAGCTGACACACTCCAAGTAAGTTGTTATGCTGAAGGTGCTCTGTGCTGTCAGGTACAGCATGTGAATTACTTTGTTAGGATATTATCAGTATTTTCAACAAGAACATAGTACAGATACTGTGTTTTAGATACAGTGGTGTTTTAAAGTAGAGCACTGTTTTGAGCTGTTTGGGGCATTTACCCAAATGTCTAAGACACTATTGGTCTCATTTTAGCGTCTgtgcttttaattttttttgcaatttgttCTGTATACCTGACACCAAGTAGTTATTGGATATATACATCATTATGTATATTATACATGTTATATCCATATTGATTAATTATATATGATTGTTACATAGATAACTCATCTGGTTAAGGGCATTTTTATTACTTCACATTTGTATGGGTTGAATTGTTTTTGAAATTGTTTCCAGGGAAATCATTCGGAGGAAGGCCGTCCTGGCACTGTACAAGTTTTACCTGATGGCACCCAATCAGGTGCAGCACATCCACGATAAGTTCCGGAGAGCGCTCTGTGACAAGGACCCCGGGGTCATGACTGCTTCCCTGCACATTTACTTACAGATGATCAAGGTGGATTTCATGAAAATTCGCTTTGCAAAAACCACAGCTGTTTTTTCTGTCGAACTCAGTAGCCCAGACTCAGTGACAGTTGGGTCAATAACAGCATGTAAATGTtgaaaaatgataaatattcACAAAGTGAAAGTTCCCTTCTTATGAAAAGGATCTGCATTAACTCATCATTGTCACTCTGGAATACTATTGCATAAAAATTAACCTGATATCTGATgtgtgcatgtttttcctgtagTTCATTTCCTTGTCCTTGAGGTCTGCCTGTTCCTGAGcatctgtgctgcctgttgcagGAGAACCCTGAGAACTACAAGGAGTTGGCCGGCAGCTTCGTGGTCATCCTGAAGCAGGTGGTCGGCGGGAAGCTGCCGGCCGACTTCAGCTATCACAGCGTTCCTGCTCCCTGGCTGCAGATGCAGCTGCTCCGCATCTTGGCGCTTCTTGGAAAGGAGGACCAGAGGTGGGTCTCCATCTCACAGAGGTCTGACTCCACTGAGCCCTTCCTGGAGCTCTTTTTATGGGAGCAGAGGCATCCCATAATACATCCCATAATATTATTTTGCCCGTCTCATGAATACTGTCCTGCATTTTTGGCTTTATTTAATAAAGACGTCCAATCAGTAGCCTGCGTTAACATTACATTTTATGTTAAGGATCTCTTTTCTAAGGATTCTTTTTCTATAAATGCCAATAAAAATTAAGTACGTACATAAagatacatttgttttaattgcaGAACAAGTGAGATCATGTATGAAGTTTTGGATGAATCTTTACGAAGAGCTGAAATAAATCACAACATCACCTACGGTACTATATACCACCATTGCATcatttcaggttttttttttatttattatgcattaagGTCCCCATACGCTAATGAATCTCCTCGCTTTCTCCTAGCCATATTATATGAGTGCGTGAAAACTGTCTACACTATTCACCCAAAGTCAGAGCTGCTGGAGAAAGCAGCAAAGTGCATTGGGAAGTTTGTTTTGTCTCCTAAGATCAACCTGAAATACCTTGGTAAGATGCTCATGTACTCTCTCCTGTGGTGGATGCTGGTATTTACAGCTGCAAAGAGATGGCGAAGGTTTGGTTGGGTGGTGACCAGTTCTCCATGTGCTGTTTCAGGGTTGAAAGCACTGACCTATGTGGTCCAGCAGGATCCCAACTTGGCCCTTCAGCATCAGATGACCATCATTGAGTGCCTGGATCATCCTGACCCCATCATCAAGAGAGAGGTGTGGCATGTCAGTAGGGCCTGAAATAAGCACCAGATCCCCCAGCCCAAATCACCCTGGATTGGGTGTTTCTCTAGGCATGAAAGAGGGAATCATTGTCACTCTTAGGAATCCCCGTAATTGGTAAATAATTAGCTCTGCCCTGTAAAAATCTGATTAGCTTGGGTAAGGCTCCCTTCACCGCTGAAGGCTGCCTCGTCCTGGGACTGCCCGGCATCAAACTAGTTTCCCCGCAGACCCTGGAGCTGCTGTATCGCATCACCAATGCTCAGAACGTCACAGTCATTGTGGAGAAGATGCTGGATTTCCTCCGGCACAGCAGGGACGAGTACACAGTGATTGGCCTCGTGGGGAAAGTGGCTGAGCTGGCTGAAAAATATCCTGCAGCTGATCCAGGCGCGTGCTACACTGGCcactttgtgtttgttttttgttttttttttacaaagttGCAGTAATGTTTTTTTCCTATAAGCCGCCATACATATGCCCCAGACAACAGCTGGTTTGTTCAGACCATGAATGCCGTCTTCTCCCTGGGAGGCGACgccatgcagctggacatcgcTAATAACTTCCTCCGGCTTTTGGCGGAAGGTGAGTTTCCTGGAAACGGGAGGAAGCATTAAGAAGCGCATTCGGCTGAGGTTTTAACCCACAGTCTAACAGATTTAACTGGACCCTGACATAAAAAGAAGAATGTTTCTGCTTTTCCCGCTTTCCCTCCAGGTTTCGATAATGCGGAGGAGGACAGGCAGCTGAGACTCCTGGCTGTGGACTCGTACCTGTCTTTGCTGGAGGGGGAGGCAGCCAGCCTGCCTCAGCCTTTCCTGCAGATCATCAGCTGGGTGAGGAAGCTgtgtgctgccccctgctgggcgGAAATGGCATGTGCTGAAGTGCAGCCTGTAATGACGGGAATGTAACCTTCTGTGTGATGCACATGCTTCAGCAGTGAGTGTGCCCCTCCTCACCCCCCCAGGTCCTAGGGGAGTACTCCTACCTAAAAGCGGGTCTGGACCCCACGGATGTTCTGGCGCGACTGGGGGCGCTCCTGGAGCGGCATGACATCACTACGGAGACACAGTGCTGGGTCCTGGCAGCCATGGGCAAACTATGCACCACAGACGGCGCCCTCCGGAGGGCAAGGGAGGCGGCACACCAATATAGCACCTGCCTGGACACAGCACTGAGGCAACAGGCgatggagctggagctgctgggcCAGGATGCCCCGCTGAGGCACCGGGTCCTGCCACATGATGCCAGCTGTGAGGAACTGGAGGTACCAGTGTGCCCGTCGGTTTAACCTCAGACAAAAAATGACTAAAATTGGGGCAGGGGAGCCTAAAGATCACTGCTGATGTCTCCTGATGCTAACTGCTGCTCTCTCTCTTGAGCCCATGGTGCTCACAGCAAAGGAAGCAACCTATACCTATTTCTGTATGAAGCCctgattttaaaaaagtttCATTTTGTATTAGTGATTGTTTTTTAGTGTGACTTTATCCGCCAGAGACTGTATCAGAGATCTGGTCACTTGTACTGCAGGGATCCAGGGAGATGTCCCCTTCCATGAGACTGAAGGCTCTAGTGACCGTGGCCCTTGTGTCCGCAGGTCGACTCCTCCTTGTCCTTCCTGGATGGCTTTGTGTCGGAGGCTTTGGCGCTGGGAGCGGCTCCATACAAACCTCCTCACCAGAGACAGGAGGAGCTCTCCCAGCAcaaaggtggggggtgggccaGGAGAATTCTGGATGCACTTCTGCTAGTTACTGCCAAGAGGGTTTGCTGTTAAAGTTCTAGATGGTTTTCAGTGGGTCTCAGTTTGTGCGGTCGCCTCGCTAAGCTTCTCGCCCCCCGCAGCACTGAACTTCGAGCCGTACGGCCCATCGCTGCCTGCTAGCCTGTCCGCCTGCAACCTCACTGACCGACAGTCCCCCACCACCATGTCCCTCAGCTCTGGGATCTCGGGAAACAGTGCCGAACAGATGCAGAAGGCCAGGTGGGTTAGGCCACCCAGCACTACACCGGAGCTTCTAGAAGCTTCCTCACCGCAGGCGGTGCCCACGCCTGTCTGTACAATTAGTTCTTTTGTGAATGCTGCGATCCGAtgcccccccacagtcccatAATTCCTCTTGCTTGCTTTGCCATGCAGCTCTAATACGCTGAAGCTGGACGGAGTGAAGAAGGTGTGGGGAAAAGAGGGTTACCTTCCCCAGAAGGAAGCCACAGAAGAAGCTCCTCCCCCAGTGGCCTCCAGTGCCCTGACTCCCTCCTGCCAACAGGGCGGCGCTGAGCACACTCAATTGGCTGTCTCACCTGCTGGTGAAcaagaacaggagaagcggcagCTGGCTGCCACTCTCTTTGTGGGTCTGGGGTCCCAGAATTCTTTGTGTCTGGTAAGATGTATGTTTTTGTGGCTAACTCAGTGGCGCTAGTGGATGCCTGTATATGTGTAGGTGGTTTCTGTAGCTATAGAACACGCAGAGATATAATGCCATAAAGTAATAACCTGTTTTTGTACCAGTAAGTGATGGTTTCTTATATATCTCTCCCTAGATGTCTGCAGTATTTCTGGTGTGACTGTAAGCACTCCATGCTATTTACTGTGACTAATTCACCCCACCAGTGTACAGTGCCTTCTGCTGATGCCAGCCACTGCTCTCTCTGTCACCTGTTTGGGTGATAGTCAAGATAAGGCGGGCATCTGTATGGCCCTGAATAGACACTGGATTTAGCTGCTCTGCTTATCCCATGAGCACCCGAGGGCGTTTATATTCATGGGGGATTGTGTTCTTAGCTGGACGGGGTCCTCATCGCTACGCCAGAAATTTGATCATGTGAATCAGGGTAACGGGACATGGAGTAACTTACCACCAGTGGCAGGTGCTGGTCTTAAGCAGGCATGTGTGTTGGGCTCATTAATTTTGGGGGTGATCTATGAAGGAAGAAAGCAGATGTCCAAGCAGTAACTCTGATTGTGCAGATGTCCTCTTGTCCTACAGATGGGGAAGCCGGACGCAGCACCCAAGCGTATCTGGCGCCGGCAGAGGCCTGACCAGGAGGCCCTCGACTGCGGGAGCCAGCAGTCCATTTCCTCCACGGACAATACACTCGATGGCCTCTTCGACGATGCCGTCCCTGATTCTGCTCTGCTGTATTCACTGGATGGACCCTCTGTTCCCCAGAGCCGCTTGGACGGTGGAGGTGAAGCGGGGGGAGGGTCTCTGAATGCTGGCATGCTACGGGCGCCCGCACTTAGCCCTGGCGACGTGCCCGGCTCCCTTTTGCCACCAGCGGTGTCGGCATTGCCGCGCTCGGACATGGAGGCGCTCTGCTCGGACGGGACCCTCTCTGTCTCCGCCTGCAAAGTCTACCAGCGAGATGCCCTGCTTCTCGCCCTCTTCCTGTCCAATGCCTGCGATTTGCCCCTCGAAGAGCTGTCATGTGACGTGACCTCGGAGGAAGTGAAGGTGCTGTTCGCGTCCTCCTTTCTGAGCCAGGATGGCGCCTGCGCGACTCACCGTCTGATCTGGCTCACTCTCCTCCTTTAGGTAACAGACGGATACACCACGGCAGCCTCCATCTCTGTGCTGGCCGGCCACGGTGTGGCAGTGGTGCTCCACCAACTGGTGATGGAGCTTCCCAGCAGCCAGGCCAGAGTGGCGGTCAGAGTGTCGTACCTCCCTGGGGCTGGGGAGCCCACACAGCTGGCGGTGTCCCTAAGCCTCTCTCTGGCTGACTTCATCAGGTACGGGGCCGGACTCCATCGTGGCTCGCGTGGTGCAGGCGACTCCTGCTGACCCTTTACACCGCCAAGGCAGTAGCCGAGCAGGAGTGTATAAGCCAGTCTCCGGTGCCTGTTACGAACAGATGTCTGCTGATGCCCACAGGCCCCTGCCTGTGTCCACGGAGGAGTATGGCAGACTCTGGCTCTCCTTCTCCAACGATGTAAAGCAGAACCTCAGGCTGCTCGCAGGCGGCGAGGACCCACTTGCGGCCACACTAGCCGCTCTAAAGGACAAACTGCGGCTCCACGTAGTGGACATCATAGGTAAGTGTGAGAGGATGGTGCCGGCATAGCGCCCAGTTTGTCTGATGGTGGTGTTTGCTGAATATAGGCACCCTGCCCCCCTGCAGGTGCTGAGGGCATCGTGGCGTGCCAGCTGGTCACAGGGCAGCCGTGTCTCCTTCACTGCCATGCCCATGGTGGCACACTGGCGGCCTGGCTGCGCTCGCCCCTGCCCACCCTCCCGGACTGCCTGCTCTACCACTGCCAGAAGGCCATTGAGGAAAGCTGAATGTGACGGCTGGCcagaggagggggggacagacTGTGAGAAGGGGATGGACTTGGGTTGTGGTGTGGAGAGTCCCTAGGAGGCGGGGCCAATGTTGAAATTTAGGGCTGCTGGCTAGCGGCTGCGTTTTTGCGTTAATGTGCGTGCATTTGTGCTTGTACGCGCGTGCATGTATGTACCGGTGTGTATGCCtgagtgtgcatgtatgtgcgtgcgtgtgtgcatttgtgtacaCGCTTCAGAACAGCCTTCTCGAACGTGCTGCTCAGCATTCACTCCTTATGAAACCTCGAGGCCTCGTCCGCCCTGCAATTCTCACCgctgtatttattgtttttactGTTGGTCAGttttttatgaatgtttttttttaggtgTTCTTGTTTTGTAGGAGTGGGACGAGGGTGATGAAAATGTTGTTGTATTAATACCTGTGACCCCAAGTCACAGAAGGAGATGACAATCCAGCTACCTGACCCTGTCTGCCAAATTGTCCAACTCAGACCGCCACTCCCCCTCGTTGGACGATCATTATTCCCAAACTTGGAATAGAGCCGATCGATGCCCCGATTAGCAGCAGGGGAGTGAGCGTGTGTGGGACTGTGCTAAAAGGAATTGCGGTAAAACCCATTAACACTAATCTAGCTTCCTGACTACTATATTAATGCCAAAGATTAATTATTTTTCACGTGAGTGGTGAATGTgctcctgtgaagtctcccagTATCCAGGTTCGTAGAGCAAATCTCCAGAAAAGATCAAAACAGATGCATCAGATCTAGTAGCGTGAGTCTGATATCTTCAGAAAGAGCTGGTACACTGGAGAATACCCAAGCTCCGTCTCTGgctgtgcccagcctgccccCCGCAGGcttttgcttccaaggtggctTCCTTCTGAATGAAAGCTGACACTAATTAGTCCCCCGTTAGTGCAGCCTTCCTACCTCCCATGGTCCTCCGGTAGCTCCTGCCTTGTTCCGTTTCACTTcacctgctgactgtgggagtaTGAGCGGCTGTGCTTGATCCCCCTTGTTGTCTGGTTACAACATTAAACTGGTGTCACCTACCaagggggggcggtgggggggtagGGTTAGTGCTACAATTTAACCTTAAATATACCCAGGTTTAATGTGCTGTTAGCAGTCAAAACTCTCAACTAAGGTATGGTGTGTGATGTGTGGTTGCAGTATGAGACATACTGGTCCTACACTCAGAGATTCTTAACGATGTATTTCATTTTCGACCACAAGAGGGCAGCAGGATTTCAttgactgaatgtcattatcaaATGTATCTGTATCTTGCTCTGTGGTTGCATGTCATGTCACTTGAAACTACTGTACTGCAGTGATGCTTCTAACTCCGTGGAGCACCGATGTCTGGATCTGACCATGTACCTCCAGTCCAGGTATCTTAATTGATTCTCATTTCATGAAATTACCAGTTAACTAGTGGTTACTAAAGCTAGTTGAAGTGTTTcaaataatatgttaatataataatattgacttgtttgattttttttacttaaagaAGTTTGGTATGAAATGTATGTGCGATTATCCAGATGGGCAGTTCTTAGGTAAAGACTTGGGAACTGCAGTTAGTGTAAGTTTCCCGGGGGTTTCACCTCTCTTTCGTTGGCTCCTAATTCAGTGCATGGGGGCTGTTGTTTTGAAATATCAGCTTAGTTATCACCCTGGTCACCTGTCCTCAAATTCagttttctgtggccactgAAATCAGTTGTAtctgctggggaaaaaaaaacatacatgcatGCTACTGTAGATGGTCGCAGTGCCCCCAACACCTTCATCCTCATCTTAATAATCATTTGCCTTTTTCACTGGTGTGTCTGTGGTCAAAGCAGAAGTTTTGGGATGGTTGCTCAGGTTTTGTGTGGACGTCGCTGCTCCCTGTACGTTATTTGTGTAATAGCCTGGGTTGCGTGCACAGATGGGAATAAAGGTGACCGAATGCCTTATGTTTGACACACTCAGGTGGTGTGTTCATTAGGGTCACTGGTACTTTGCTTCCTGTCATATAGCTTTGATTAAACGTCCCTCTCACAGTTCTGCTCGATCTTTCTGCGGTCTCACTCTCTGTTGCTAAATTGTCTCCAACCCTCACACAGTAATCATGAGCGTTTGTATGTcttatttaccccccccccccccccccacacacacacacacacgcatacactcaCTGTTTTTAGTCTGCCTTGTACTTAGCTACAAGTTGACAAATTATAAATACTATGTGTTTGAATTTTAATTGGTTGTTCAGTCCACAAGGGGGCGCCAGTGTTTTCTACTACAAATGTTCAAACGTGAACGAGGATTTGAACCCTTATACTATATGTGACATGGAACCTGCCTCGCCTATGCTGTGTGAGATCCTGGGATCTTACTTGGAAATACGGAAAGGTCATTCTAGTGCCACATCCAATGTCTGTTGGCTCTCAAAGCCTCATCAGCTTTTTTTCTGGTTAAGTTCTTTACAATGCCTACTTAGAAATCGCCATCTCTAGTGTCACTCAGACTGGAATCGGTGCCATTTTGTACCCGAGTCGTTTAAAATGTGGAGAAAAGACGGAAGATCCGTTCATTTCTGATTCATTCCAGAACGCAAGACTTGATTCAGTATCGTAAACAGCATGTAATTTAATCAATCTAAACCTAACATCGCTTCTCCGAATTCACGTTGCCGGCTACGTACGTATAGgacccggggggtggggggggtaacgTTGTACTGAATACGTATGGCTAAACAGACCAATAATAGGAGCTTGTCATATTATAGCTACCTCGGGATGTCAAAAAATATCCTTTGAAAAAAAGACTTTGAAACATAATACAAATGTTACCGAAATAACCCAAATCATTATAAT
Coding sequences within it:
- the ap4e1 gene encoding AP-4 complex subunit epsilon-1, whose protein sequence is MSDVVEKTLTALPSLLSLDSQPGAGKLSVTSKLGSLIRGITELTSKHEEEKLIKKELAAIKEQVSSPNTTLRQMKEIMVRAIYCEMLGFEASFCYIHAIKLAQQGSMFEKRVGYLAVSLFLREGHDLLLLLVNTVLKDLQSTNLIEVCMALTVVSQIFPKDMIPAVLPLVEDKLTHSKEIIRRKAVLALYKFYLMAPNQVQHIHDKFRRALCDKDPGVMTASLHIYLQMIKENPENYKELAGSFVVILKQVVGGKLPADFSYHSVPAPWLQMQLLRILALLGKEDQRTSEIMYEVLDESLRRAEINHNITYAILYECVKTVYTIHPKSELLEKAAKCIGKFVLSPKINLKYLGLKALTYVVQQDPNLALQHQMTIIECLDHPDPIIKRETLELLYRITNAQNVTVIVEKMLDFLRHSRDEYTVIGLVGKVAELAEKYAPDNSWFVQTMNAVFSLGGDAMQLDIANNFLRLLAEGFDNAEEDRQLRLLAVDSYLSLLEGEAASLPQPFLQIISWVLGEYSYLKAGLDPTDVLARLGALLERHDITTETQCWVLAAMGKLCTTDGALRRAREAAHQYSTCLDTALRQQAMELELLGQDAPLRHRVLPHDASCEELEVDSSLSFLDGFVSEALALGAAPYKPPHQRQEELSQHKALNFEPYGPSLPASLSACNLTDRQSPTTMSLSSGISGNSAEQMQKASSNTLKLDGVKKVWGKEGYLPQKEATEEAPPPVASSALTPSCQQGGAEHTQLAVSPAGEQEQEKRQLAATLFVGLGSQNSLCLMGKPDAAPKRIWRRQRPDQEALDCGSQQSISSTDNTLDGLFDDAVPDSALLYSLDGPSVPQSRLDGGGEAGGGSLNAGMLRAPALSPGDVPGSLLPPAVSALPRSDMEALCSDGTLSVSACKVYQRDALLLALFLSNACDLPLEELSCDVTSEEVKVTDGYTTAASISVLAGHGVAVVLHQLVMELPSSQARVAVRVSYLPGAGEPTQLAVSLSLSLADFIRPLPVSTEEYGRLWLSFSNDVKQNLRLLAGGEDPLAATLAALKDKLRLHVVDIIGAEGIVACQLVTGQPCLLHCHAHGGTLAAWLRSPLPTLPDCLLYHCQKAIEES